The DNA sequence ACGACGAGGTAACGGTGAGTGACCCGTCGCGATGTTCGAGGCTATTATACCGGATATGCTGTGGCTAGTCGAGCAATGAAGCCAGTTTCCATATAGCAAACATGACCGTCTGCATGTGTCTCTTCCGGAGCTAGCTAAGCTAATCGTGTTCCTCGCGACGCCCTGCTCACCGCGGAGCTAATCGGTAAACACCCGCCAGCTGATGGGTGAATCccggtgtgtctgtgtctgtgtgtgtgtgtgtgtgtgtgtgtgtctgtgtctgtgtgcgtgcgtgtccgtCCCAGACCGGGAGTCCAggcggaagaggaagagtgCGGACATCGCGCAGGCCCTGGGCGCCAGTCCGGTGGATGTAGCCGCTCTGAGGAGGATGGCCATCAGCGAGGGGGGGCTGCTGACGGACGAGATACGCTGTCGTGTGTGGCCTCGCCTTCTCAACGTGCCCCTGCAAGTCCTGGACCAGGAGCCAGGTACCGTGATGCATCCACACACAGTGGCCATAGGCTGCACACCTATATgctagtgcacacacacacacacacacacacacaccagcatagACTGCACACTTATATGCtagtacagacagacacacacacacacaccagcatagGCTGCACACCTATATGcttgtgcgcgcacacacacacacacctattaaTCCACGCAGAGTCTCTAGCAGGTGCAAGCTTTCCCACCTGTTTGACTCATGCAGCAGTGCTGATGGTGACATGTCTTGCACAGAGACAGTGGAGCGAGAGAATAACAAGGACTACAACCAGGTGCTGCTGGATGTCCAGCGCTCCCTGCGCCGGTTCCCACCCGGTAAGTAGTGACCAAACCACACTGACTTCCCCCTCCGATCAAAGATCATTGATATCCGAGCTCGCAGAGCCCGCCATCTCCACAGTTCagactcttcttcctccagctctgacCTTTCCAGTGTAATGTTACTTGATTTGACAATCTGAATATCAACACATGTGGGATTGACGTGCAGATATTTCagaaatagttaaaaaaaaaaaaggtcaacaatGTGGCTCGTCTAATTCACTCCGATTATTTTGACTGAGGGGTATGACACAAAAAGAACATTGTTATATCATGTGACTAGTGTTGTTCTGCATTAACAAATTACAGTGGAACCTGGTGGGAAAAATTGGTAACGGGTGCATGTATAGGCTAGTTTGGTTAGGTGTCGTGGCATAGCTAAATCTTAAATAAACTTTCCAAGtgttgttgtttagtttttgttgtttcggTGAACTGTGCAGGTATGCCAGACGAGCAGAGGGAGGGTCTCCAGGAAGAGCTAATTGACATCATCCTCAGAGTTCTGAAGCGTAATTCCCAGCTGCACTATTACCAGGGATACCATGACATTGTTGTCACCTTCTTGCTGGTCCTTGGAGAGCGCCTTGCAACCGCTCTTGTGGAAAAGCTTTCCACACATCACCTCAGGTATGTGCCACACACAAGTATATATTTCTATTGCAGCTTTTTAAACTTAACTACctatttcagatttttctttctttgttgctTGCCTCCtctgaattaaaaataattcccTTTCTCCCTGCTATAAAGAATTCTccctgttttctcctcttcctcagggaCTTCATGGATCCCACCatggacaacacaaaacacattcttAACTATTTGATGCCCATCATTGAGAGGGTCAACCCAGAGGTGCACGACTTCATGCAACAGTAAGGCTCTCTGCTATTTAAGCGacaacaggcaaaaaaacaaataattttctGTCTCCTTTGAGAGGTTACCTGTAAGATTTGAAactttgcaaaatgaaaaatccaCCGAAACTTTACTACATTATGTAGTAACTTACCAGGCAAGGCAGCTTTAACTAAAGATCAATGTGGAGAGTATTAAAAGGTGTCATATCCAGAGGTTGCGAAACTTAATACCCTTTTTATTTGCTCTATAAATTGTTTCCACTGGTGCTGGTTGTCctgaatttggacattttcatcatttcattatttttcacataCAAATGAAAATAGGTTAATAACAATGATGCAATTTTGGGACGTCCACCACTCAATTATCTTATCACCTCACAGGGGATGAAGCATGTACCAGGAGGTTTAAAtataagacagacagacagacagacagacagtattTTTTCAGCAAAGAGGGATTTaacaaagggattttttttttaatggatgatattttgattctaatatgCTCTTACTTGTATGACACACTTACAGCACTGCcctccaagttttttttttaatggatgatattttgattctaatatgCACTTACCTGTATGACACACTTACAGCACTGTcctccaagttttttttgtttttttttaacgaccGTGCGCTGACGTTAGAGGATCTCTACCATGTTTTGATTCCCAGGGCCGAAGTGGGAACAGTCTTTGCTCTCAGTTGGCTGATCACCTGGTTTGGCCACGTCCTGTCCGACTTCCGCCACGTCGTCCGGTTGTATGACTTCTTCTTGGCCTGCCATCCACTGATGCCCATTTACTTTGCTGCTGTGGTGAGTTCGCCTGTAATCTGCtcttcatttacagtacatgaattAAGCCTGCTCAATTGATAGAGCATTTTCAAATACAGTCTTTACCATCGTAACACTTTGTCACTGTCAATGTATGTGTTATTTGTGCGTTTGCTGCAGATTGTACtgtacagagaagaagaggtaTTGGAGTGTGAATGCGACATGGCCATGGTCCATCACCTGCTGTCTCAGATTCCCCAGGACCTGCCATATGAGACGCTCATCAGCCGAGCAGGAGACCTGTTTGTCCAGTTTCCTCCCTCCGAACTGGCTAAAGAAGCTGCCTCTCATGACAGGTGCTTATCTTACCTTACCTTTAGAGGTCACTACTTGCCCCGGTGGtgcaaattttttatttcatctgcttctacattcacacactgacttAACTGTAATGTTCATgctcaattttcttttcaattgaAATAATTTTCAACACAATTCTTCCATTAACCCTCTCATTATCCGTCTCTTTCTGTTGACCTCCTTTAGCATGGCAACGTCTACATTCAAGGACTTTGACCTCGCGTCCACTCAACAGCGACCAGACTCTGTTCTCCGCCGGCGCCGCAGACAGCGACAGGCTGCCCTGGAGAGCGCCGCAGCCAGCTCAGTAGTAACGGTGGCTCGACCTTCGGCGGCGAGGCGGTTTGTTCGACTGGCCGTCATGGGTCTGACCGTGGCTTTAGGCGCAGCAGCTCTGGCTGTGGTCAACAGTGCCCTGGAGTGGGCCCCCAAACTGGACCTGTTTCCTTGAACTGCTCCTCTTTCACCCCCTGCCCTCGAGTGAATCTTGTCGGTGGGTTGATAACACTGTCTGGAGTATACTTTCTACACTGAACCAGTAAACACTCTCCGAAAGGAAGAGACCCATCCTGCTATAATGAAGAGACTGTACTTCTAAGAACTATCAGTGATGGTGTcatcaataaagtttatttatattttgtattaggATAATTTGAAATTGAGTTATGCTCAAAGAGATTCTGCTGAAAGCTTGGTGGACTCACTACACTTGAAACTGCTGCCAATTAAGAgagctgtgtatgtgtgcgtgcgtgtgtatgtgtgcgtgtgtatgtgtgcgtgcgtgtgtgtgtgttcgcagcCTGTTTGTGATCTATTCGATACCTGGACTGAGACCAAATGGAGGCTCCGTAGAATCCTCTCTTTGTATAATTTAGAGTTTCTTAATTTATAGGTATGTCACAATCTGTATAGAGATGTGGTCATGTCACACAGGCACTTTTTAAGGTCaccattttattgtttttaaggtaATTCAGGTCAGTCGTCACCCTTGACTACACACTTAGTTTTTGGATCATCGTTGGGGTCCAAATGGTGGTGGTATTCTCTCCGTAAATGTTCTGTATCCTGCGTGAGactgaattttgtttttcataactCAAGTCAGAGGATTAGGGCCCCAGATTGGATAAAACGTCTTTCACAGTTCAGCAAGTTAAAGAATACTGAAATGGTTTTAACGGAAGCTTTCCAGTCAGTGTACTTACTCACTTAATTGTTTGGATGCGCAACCTTGAAAATGTCTCATGTTTCATGAACCCCAAATTTACTTGGGTATATTTtctgctgcactttttttttttggagtagATTATTAATTCTGTCCTCATATTtcagcaacacacactcactcactgcctGCTCACAGAATATTTCAGAGCTGGGACAAATAGCAAGGAAATTGAAGTGGATGTGTATATTATTTGGATTGGCACACTGGGTGACCCAGTTGGCACTGACTGAATTAGCTTTGCAAAATCAACGGTGAAACGGTGCTCCTGTCCTGAAAAGGCATCTGAGGATCGTTTTACAGTGTGGAATGGGGAAACCTTTGTATTTCAGAGTCCGTCCTGCTCATTCCATTGTCCGTCATTACAAACGTGTCAGTGGTATGGCACAGACCTAAATACTCACGTCTTGATTCTACAATTATTAATCTGGACTACCTGAAATCATTGTACATGTTGTTTAAAAGCAAACTTCAGACGAAATGAAGTTGTAGTCGCATTGGAGGGCACAAAACCAGTCAACTAGAAGCCTATTGTAGAAAAATTCAAGACGCGCGttgggaatatatatatttttttgctactGTTTATTGAAAAATGAACATCTGGGCGTCCCATTCCTGTATTACGGTCGTGTCGATTTGTAGTGAACCAGTGACCCGGCTGGTGGGAGAGCCACAGACTGATCCCAATGAAGGTGACCTTGAACATGACCAGGGAGGCTCTGAGGTGGCCTGTGAGTGGAGCTGCTCAGCAGTGGTGTAACACAACACATATCTGCACTCATCGCACTAAAATGATTTATCTgccttttatgttttattttgtgatagATAAAACTGTCATACTAATGTAAAGTTGTACAAGAGAAAGCTAATAAACTATagtaaaaaagtgtttgtttgcaAAGTTATATTATTAGTATAAGTTagtatattattatttgtacCTTTTAGCATGTGCACGTTTTCAAAGTACAATATCCTTCAGATATGTCGTAAGCCCAAAAAAATGCTCTGCTCAGAATAATATagtgtgtttaatgtgttttaccaccaaaaaaataacaaaaaggagATAGAATAcacttcattttttgttttaaaagttgtCGGACACAAGCCGTGTCTTACTTCACTAGAAAGTctattctgtgtttgtgcaattGAGGCTCCtggtttctaaaaaaaaaagcaagacatgTTTGACTGGAGAGAAACTTTAAAGGAAAACCATTTTCTTGCAGCATAGATACAGTATTTTCTAGATGAGGAAGGATCCAAGTGAACCTTCCTAGAATTTTCATATTTAACCTGATTACATTACAATGAAATCTTTTTTCCTATAAAAGGTTTTTTGACCATTTTAAGACCTGTAGTTACATCATTTCTTACAGTAACGGTACACCCATATGATTACACttaatatgttaatattaaagcataaaaaaaggttttaaaatgtgaagttcaggtttacattttgaaaaaccttGACAAAGAacagttaatgtgtgatgaatgCTTATAACTGAGCCTGGCAAAAGTAGaacaaaaataactttgttCTATACATTAGTTGttatcaggaagaaaaaaaagtgcttatAAAAATGGCGAGTTGCATTTTGCTACCGAGGCAGCGAGACGATCTTCAAGGTTcagctttttaattttatcCAATGAGATGACTGAAGACATGTTTCAAGTAATGGTGAAACCCAACAAACTTCATTCTGTAGATACATcacataaacaaaatatattctatatattataATACATCATTTAAGGCTTGAGGGATGATGACTTAAGAATTACAGACAAAGAGACCTGACAAAAACAAGTACAGCATCTCAATTAAAAAGCCATGAATTGCACTAGAGCACCTTGTTATACATTATGAACACGTTGATTCAGTGTAAACATGTCAAACATCCTTCACTGCAGCCTAAATAGTcgactgaaagaaaaaaacatttcttaaattTCCCATTACAGATGAATATGTTTCGTCACTTATCAATGACGTTTAATTGACAAATACATtgtagaaaatgtcaaaaaatactTATGAACTAGAACTGCCCCCTTAAATTATATTAAGCTGCACATTCAtcgatatcagtcccctaaatatgcctgatttatCATCAAGACCCATGAACTATTCGCTGGGTAAAAAATTCCATACATTGCAATATTAAGAGAAAGggattaaaaaatattcctggATTCTCTCCATgagccaaaatgtaatgggttctttgGTGGCCCATGtcccaagttttgtggaaaacCGTTCAATaattgcataatcctgctgaaaaacaaactaacaaacagacaggcatgAAAACATAAGCTCCTTGGCGGAGGAAACTAACATTGTTAGTTGTAGTTAATTAATTGTAGCCATAGGTAAAGATTGGGAATTCTTTTTTATGAACTATTCATATAGTGTGAGCACAGGCCTTTTTCTTGCAAAGGTAAGAAAGTGTTACATTTGGTTATTGCTTTCCTGATTAAAACCACTTATTTGAGGTGAAGCCAAACTCGAGTAAACGCGACACGATGGCTGTCGAAATAAGATTGGCGTGTATACATTAAGCGTTGATtccacacaaaaatacattattgtGGCTCATTTTCTCAAAATGGCAGTTAATATCCTCAGCTGCAGAAGACGTAGTAGATAAAAGCAGGAAGGGTGCATAGCTTGCTGAATGTGATGCGGCCCTTTTTCttgagagtgtgtatgtgcttgcAGCTGCattgcgcgcacgcacgcacgcacgcgcactgTATATGTTCACTCGTGCGCTTGTGTCAGTGGCAATTGTGGCAGTTGGGATGGCAAGGCTTGTTACCGACTCTACATCTACAGCCGCCCGATGTGTCGCCACtgccctgtaaaaaaaataatggaaagagaaaaagtcagaagctcaaatacaaaatgagcctttttcacagcacttatttgaataataaaatgatctaGAAAAGGCAAGTAGGAAAAGTGAGAAATGGGTGGTGAATGTGaaattaatatgaattaaaagTTGAATAAAACTCAAAGTCTGGAAGttatgaaaaagtcaaataaaaggcAGGAATGTCCTAATTGAGCTGAACGCTTatcacagacactgagacactggtTGTTCATGTGATGTGGTAAGATTCACTCAACACTGAAGCAActctgtgtgaaagtgtgttcATCTCTcgctccgtgtgtgtgcacgtattCACATTTGGTCCCCAGCGAGCTTGTTTGGTGACCCAGCAGATTTCCGTCTTGCACATCAAGCAGCAGATCCAGTCGCAGCCGTCTTTCTTCTGGACGACGATGTCACACCGTGGACACTTCATGGCCTCCCCGTTCTGCAGCATACTCTATGGTGAAACACAGTGAAGTTGTGTAAGATGGTAATGCATCCAAAAAATACGACTAGACTCAAGcaacaagcaacacacacacacaaaaaaatagaagatgctcgaaagatattttaaaattggtggacaaaacaaacagcattaaaAAGTGATGAGTTAAGAACCAGCCTGCGGTGGTGCTGGTGCAACGAGTATTTCACTGACATATCCAAAGTAAATGCCAAATGTACTCTACAGTTACAGTTATAGAGAGGAAAGAGAATTTATTAGTTATATTAAAGACAACAGGAGACAGTTTAACTCGGTTTGTGGGATAAAGAAGTAACCTGGGAGGCGAGCGTCCGTTTATTAAGCGGTGCACAAATCAGTTTTTATTCAGGGTTGATTACAGAATATCTACAGGCCATCAAACAACATGCATTCGATGAAATCTGCATGTTGTGGTAACTTTTTCAAAGCAAATTGAtgtaaatgttcattttttagaGTTTCAAATGTGTCGTCCTGCACATGAAGAGCTATGCTCTTGAACAGACGTGATAAAAGCAAGGTTGTTACTGTCCTGCATATGCTACTCAATCCACGTCGACCTGTGAGCGCCCGGGAGAACGGGCCTGTTTTGTTGCCTGAAGCTATCAGACGCCGTGTTTTTCACAAAGAGCTGTGGGGGCGACCTACCTCGAGCATCTGCTTGGTTTGCTGAGCCGCCTGGTCGTTCTCCGCTCGGATGCGCAGGTCATCCTGGTAGTCCCTGCAATTCATGCCTTCATGGATGgccttaaaaacaaaatcccttcATGTTAGAGGCTTCGACTATACACTCCTACACAAAAGAACACCTTCCTCGGTTCACAGGAAACATGACATGAAGCTACCCTGCACAGAATGCAGTTGGTTTCGTTGCAGAGTTCACAGACGAACTCGTCGACCTCATCCTCGTAGACGCACCACCCTCGACAGTTGGGAGTCTGACAGTGGAAGCTGTGCTCGGCGCGGCTCTCTGCGATGCTCAGGCGCAACTCCAGCACCCGCTGGTGCTCTTCGTCTGAGAGCAGCTGCGTCCAGGACCATGCAGGTGACGataagaaaagagagagagaacagtgtgaGTGTGGACATGATGCACGGCCATcaccatttaaataaaaagaaacttgtTAGATATGCCATAGGCTTTCCGGTTGCTCAATCTGACAagatcataataacaataagtaCGTAACAAGTTCAAAATAGGAGCTTATCATATATGTGCTCTTATGGCCCATGTCCCTTTATGGATGACATGGAAAAGGAAACCTGCCTGACTTAACTTCCATTTCATACTTTTGTACAAGTTCATACATTTCATAGGAGGttttaaagagaaaaggaaacaattgtaatttttctgtaaacattatttattgaaacaactgaaaaaaaaatctgtccagaATCATATATTAGTCTGGATAGTGTTTGCTATTATGCCCCATCGACTGTCTCACCGCTCGGATCTCTCGGTCCAGCAGCTTGCTGTCACATTCGTCAGGACACGACACCTCGGCATCTTGGCTGTTCACTATTGTTCCTCGTAGGCActccctgaacacacacacacacacacacacacacacacacacacacacacacacacacacacacacacacacacacacacacacacacacacacacacacacacacacacacacacacacacacacacacacacacacacacacacacacacacacacacacacacacacacacacgaaaaaatacaaatgtggaAATGCAAAAGACAGACAAGATACTTCTATCACATTCATGCCGTCTCCTGTCTGACCTGCAGAAGGTGTGTAGACACTCTCTGAGCACGATGCCCTGTCCTGGCTCCATCGTGGAGAAGCAGATGGGACAGTCTGTCGCCATAGCGTTAGGTATTAGGTTTTGTTCTTCTGCTGCCAACAGGTACAGGTAGTTCTTCTCTCGTTCTTCCTGCCGAGCCTTCAACCCCCaggtaaaaagagagagatacaTGCACGACAAAGAGACTCATTATTAACATTAGAGTCGGACCGATGTGGGTTTTTGGGAGCCCGGGACGATACCGATATGAAGGAGTAAAAAGTACCCGATACATCGGCCCCACCTGTAAAGGGCTGGAATTGTTCTCTCGGAGGACAAACAAAAACGCGACTCTCGAAAATAAGGAATCGGGGGTATAGATGTGCCATTTCTTATCGTAAAGACACTGTGAGACTGTGAGTCCGCAGCACCGTTTGTCTGCAACCAATGCCTCATGTGCTTCCCAGCGAGAGCTAAGAGCATTGTAAAGTATTCGAATGGGAAAAACTATGATTGCTGAAGGCTCatattattaattgattattattattttaatcgGCCAACCGAAAAAAAATTGGTTGGGCTGTAATTAAGATCATAACCTTATGTTTGTAGAAGATTAAAAGTCACACAGCTCATGGCAGTTGAATGAGACTCTACTCTGGTGGTTCTATGTTTACTTTTCCATGTATCAATCGACTTAGTTGTGCAGAGAATACACGACATCTATTGGTCCTGCATCTTCCAATTCTAAATTTCTAGCTTGTTGATTGAACTCCCCAAGGCTTCATCTTTagatttacaaaatgtgttgcagctctactgctGACAGTCACCACACAACAACCATATGTTTCAATTAATCTGTGGCCTCGGTTGGGTCGAACTTGGATATGAATTTTGGCAACGGGCTGAAAAGCGTTCCAGGACTTCTGGTTGGATGAGCAACGGCACTGTTACCTGTTGATACTGCAGCACAgccagctgctcctgctgaatTCGTAGAACCTCCTGCTTGTCCGGCTGGTAGACGGCAGGCACCTCGTAATCCTCTGGCCGCTCCCCTCCACAGATCTCACAGCCGGGACGCGTTGGTTTGTTCACGTAGGTGCACCTGGCACAGGCCCAGcccaactacacacacacacacacacaaacattcagtaTGCTTTTATAATAacgataattataataataacaatccacacaacaaagtgcttcacaaggcCGCAAATAGAACGGATGAGTCATAAAAAATTCTGAGAACTAAAAGATAATAGTtggaaaaattaacaaaaattcTAAGATACTTTTAGGCTCAGACACAGTGCAGACAAAATGTCTAATAAAGAGGTTGTATCCTGACCCGAGGTTTAGGAAGCACAGCAGGTTTAGTGGCGGTCGGGGGCTTTGtaggcagaggagtgtgtcgaggctctggaggaggagctgccctctctccaccaccacctccgcccGGCCCTCTGGGTAAAAGCTGCATTGACTCCATCGACTCCACGATGCCTACGAATAAATGATCCAAGCGTTAAACTTCTATTTAACCGgttagttgatttttttttttttttaatccaccgGCAATTGCGGCAAGCGATAACAGAAAGTACAGTTCTTTCGAGGGACGGGTATTGAACCTCAACACTATTGCATTGCTCTCCTCACTAACACTCCCACCAGGATCATTAGACAGTTACAAGTGATTCAGAATGCTGTTGCTAGACGTCTGACCAAAACTAAGAAAAGAGAACATATTACACCAATTCTCAGGTCTTCATTATTGtcacttaaaaataaaaggcactAAATGGTCAGGGCCCGAAATCTATTTCTGAAATGATATTTAGCCACTATCTTTCCCTCTGCTGGAACCAGCTGCCATCGATATCAAATCTGCCTAAAACattgtttgctgttttaaaaagttGATGAAAACTGCTTAACATTATCACTTAATCCTACACTAATTAAACATTACCCATTTTATAATTTGTGCTTTTATTCATTCCTCTTatccatttcttttatttctgcagaGCACCTCCAATGACCATCATCGGATCATACACAGATCATAAGGCGctacataaaataaatttgCCTTGCCTTTATATAGTTTCAGTACTGACCTAAGATTGACAGTTTCCTTGTATTGTCTtcttaataacaataatcttTTTTGTGTAACTGGTGAGTATTGTCAGGGTAGTTTGTTATtcatatcaaaaaaatataatgtattgcATTAATGCATGCAGCCGTGAtcttgtgtgtgaaatgtgtgtgtgcgtaagtgAGTGAATGTTGCGGACCCTCTATGCGTTGCTGCTCCTGGTCCAGTTTGTGCAGATGCCGTGTCAGATGAGCAGATTCGGCGGAGAGGATGAACAGGAAGACCTGGTCCCCGTTCTCGCGGATGCCGTGGCTGTACAACGACTCCTTGTCCTGAGCCAGCCGCTTGCCGATCACCCAGCGCTGCAGCGAAGGCGGGAACCCATAGTCGTGACTGATCTGTGGCGAGGAAATTGGGTAAAGACGGATCATTCATTCACAGCTGTAAtgtaacatttgtttaaaggggaaaaaaacaaggcgTACTTGTTATCATGACTGACGATATCAAAAAGTCTGCATGTGCTGTATTTGCGATCAGCATTCATTTACAAACAATAAAAttgtgtcacaaaaaaaatctgtatattACGGAATTACATGCTGCAAAGAACCCCATTAGAAATATAAAACCTCTCAACAGTAGCAAACACCCATTAAGCTTCTACCACCTACTATAGTATGCAATATGTTTGATTGGAAATAGCAAAAAAACAGGTAAAAGGTCAGAATTAACCGATCATGGCTCTGTTTAGTGTTTATATCACCCAGGAGGTTTTACAGTCTGGTAATCAGCATCACTGTCACATCAGTACCTGATCTTTGAGTTGTGCAATTGTCATGTCAGGAGACACCATAATGGACAATGGGATGTAGGTATCTGACTGGGCATCCTCTACTCCGACTCTCAACCTATAGaacacaaagtgtttttgtttcttttcatttctgcatcATAGAATCCGATTTCTACCAAGAaaccgcacacacgcacacagttatGTCCCACCTTATGGAGTCCTGAGGGTAGGCCTGACTGCTGATGCTGACGGACACCGGGACGGACAGTTGTGACAGCCTCTGGCACAGTTTGACTGCCTCTTGGGCGTTCCCGCTGCTGAGGGCGTCGCTCAGAGACAGGGCGAGTTCCTCCGCTACAAAGGAAGCAAGGGTTTGAGAGTTTGTATCCTTTGTGTCACGTGACCATCAGCACGCTCACAGGACCAGTGTGCAGGATTTTAGTGGCATCAAACTGTTAGATTGCTGGTTACGACCATCTGAATACCCTTCACCTCGCCACTTGCTTTCCAAGTGTGTGGGAAGACCTACAGTGGCCTTCGagttatgtaaaaaaagaataattaattAGGCTGATTCCCCATTTGTCCATTttgggctactgtagaaacatggtggtGCAACATGGCAGTCTCTGTGGAGGATGGAACCGCCTATGATTTATAAGGACTATTTCTAAGCTAACGAAAACAAAACTATTAGTTTCAGGCATTC is a window from the Scophthalmus maximus strain ysfricsl-2021 chromosome 6, ASM2237912v1, whole genome shotgun sequence genome containing:
- the tbc1d20 gene encoding TBC1 domain family member 20 isoform X2 — encoded protein: MKTSVSARASSPANGRRGNDRESRRKRKSADIAQALGASPVDVAALRRMAISEGGLLTDEIRCRVWPRLLNVPLQVLDQEPETVERENNKDYNQVLLDVQRSLRRFPPGMPDEQREGLQEELIDIILRVLKRNSQLHYYQGYHDIVVTFLLVLGERLATALVEKLSTHHLRDFMDPTMDNTKHILNYLMPIIERVNPEVHDFMQQAEVGTVFALSWLITWFGHVLSDFRHVVRLYDFFLACHPLMPIYFAAVIVLYREEEVLECECDMAMVHHLLSQIPQDLPYETLISRAGDLFVQFPPSELAKEAASHDSMATSTFKDFDLASTQQRPDSVLRRRRRQRQAALESAAASSVVTVARPSAARRFVRLAVMGLTVALGAAALAVVNSALEWAPKLDLFP
- the tbc1d20 gene encoding TBC1 domain family member 20 isoform X1 is translated as MLFHSTQRSIQSNFGILRPGVQAEEEECGHRAGPGRQSGGCSRSEEDGHQRGGAADGRDTLSCVASPSQRAPASPGPGASSADGDMSCTETVERENNKDYNQVLLDVQRSLRRFPPGMPDEQREGLQEELIDIILRVLKRNSQLHYYQGYHDIVVTFLLVLGERLATALVEKLSTHHLRDFMDPTMDNTKHILNYLMPIIERVNPEVHDFMQQAEVGTVFALSWLITWFGHVLSDFRHVVRLYDFFLACHPLMPIYFAAVIVLYREEEVLECECDMAMVHHLLSQIPQDLPYETLISRAGDLFVQFPPSELAKEAASHDSMATSTFKDFDLASTQQRPDSVLRRRRRQRQAALESAAASSVVTVARPSAARRFVRLAVMGLTVALGAAALAVVNSALEWAPKLDLFP
- the tbc1d20 gene encoding TBC1 domain family member 20 isoform X3, whose product is MAISEGGLLTDEIRCRVWPRLLNVPLQVLDQEPETVERENNKDYNQVLLDVQRSLRRFPPGMPDEQREGLQEELIDIILRVLKRNSQLHYYQGYHDIVVTFLLVLGERLATALVEKLSTHHLRDFMDPTMDNTKHILNYLMPIIERVNPEVHDFMQQAEVGTVFALSWLITWFGHVLSDFRHVVRLYDFFLACHPLMPIYFAAVIVLYREEEVLECECDMAMVHHLLSQIPQDLPYETLISRAGDLFVQFPPSELAKEAASHDSMATSTFKDFDLASTQQRPDSVLRRRRRQRQAALESAAASSVVTVARPSAARRFVRLAVMGLTVALGAAALAVVNSALEWAPKLDLFP
- the rbck1 gene encoding ranBP-type and C3HC4-type zinc finger-containing protein 1 isoform X1; translation: MASEDAPKVNLKEAEELALSLSDALSSGNAQEAVKLCQRLSQLSVPVSVSISSQAYPQDSIRLRVGVEDAQSDTYIPLSIMVSPDMTIAQLKDQISHDYGFPPSLQRWVIGKRLAQDKESLYSHGIRENGDQVFLFILSAESAHLTRHLHKLDQEQQRIEGIVESMESMQLLPRGPGGGGGGERAAPPPEPRHTPLPTKPPTATKPAVLPKPRLGWACARCTYVNKPTRPGCEICGGERPEDYEVPAVYQPDKQEVLRIQQEQLAVLQYQQARQEEREKNYLYLLAAEEQNLIPNAMATDCPICFSTMEPGQGIVLRECLHTFCRECLRGTIVNSQDAEVSCPDECDSKLLDREIRALLSDEEHQRVLELRLSIAESRAEHSFHCQTPNCRGWCVYEDEVDEFVCELCNETNCILCRAIHEGMNCRDYQDDLRIRAENDQAAQQTKQMLESMLQNGEAMKCPRCDIVVQKKDGCDWICCLMCKTEICWVTKQARWGPNGSGDTSGGCRCRVGNKPCHPNCHNCH
- the rbck1 gene encoding ranBP-type and C3HC4-type zinc finger-containing protein 1 isoform X2; translation: MVSPDMTIAQLKDQISHDYGFPPSLQRWVIGKRLAQDKESLYSHGIRENGDQVFLFILSAESAHLTRHLHKLDQEQQRIEGIVESMESMQLLPRGPGGGGGGERAAPPPEPRHTPLPTKPPTATKPAVLPKPRLGWACARCTYVNKPTRPGCEICGGERPEDYEVPAVYQPDKQEVLRIQQEQLAVLQYQQARQEEREKNYLYLLAAEEQNLIPNAMATDCPICFSTMEPGQGIVLRECLHTFCRECLRGTIVNSQDAEVSCPDECDSKLLDREIRALLSDEEHQRVLELRLSIAESRAEHSFHCQTPNCRGWCVYEDEVDEFVCELCNETNCILCRAIHEGMNCRDYQDDLRIRAENDQAAQQTKQMLESMLQNGEAMKCPRCDIVVQKKDGCDWICCLMCKTEICWVTKQARWGPNGSGDTSGGCRCRVGNKPCHPNCHNCH